The nucleotide window AGGGAGTGATAAACCAAGTCTGATTCCAATTGGTGCAGAACAGTCACATTTCGATATGGACACTAATACTGAAGATTTATCCAAGTCCAAGTCCAAGTTCTACTCCTAGTTCTAGTCTAGTTCTAATTGAATATTATGTTTTATGTATTCCTCTTCTACACAGATTCCTCTTGTACTACTATAAATATTAATGATCAGTTGGCTCACTTTATTGTTGAGTTGAGTATACAAACTATATGCTATTGTCTTTCACGCattatatgaattaaaaatatttattaaaggcTCAACTGcactttttattaaaacaattttcaacTGCTTTTAAAATTGTTGTTTGAAAGccattgcttttaaaataagcagaatattttatttttactatacACTTTTTACTGCTTAACTTTAAAGTAAAGTAGCTTtttagtgaaaaataaaaaacccaaacTAGACGTAAATGTAGTTTTGCAACTGCAACCGATGATTTAGAGGACAAAAACTGCAGTGGCTGTAATTAAAAGTAACAAATTTTACTCTCCAAAAAAACATACCTATTCTtagttattttgtttttggaataATATCTATTCTTGTTACCTaagaaaaaaagttaaaagttaaaaaattaccCCAAATTGGGTTAATTAAAAACTCTGCTTTAAGATCCCAGAAACTTGACACCAACCCACCACAATCACACAGTTTCCTaaaaaagaaacacaaaaacACCTCCCAGCTTCCATGGCTTCCTCCTGCATCAAGGTCATCTCCTCCTCCGCCTTCACCGCCTCCCCTCCGCCGTCTCAAACCAAACCACAACCGTCCATACCCTACCTTCTTTCCTTCCTCCACGCCACCTCCCGCCCCATCTCCTTAAAACTCTCCCGTTCTCGATCCCATAATTCGCATTCCCATTCTTTTCTCATAACCAACGTTCTAAAAAAAGCCGAGTCATCATCCGACACATATCTTTCCAAGTCCTCCCAGCTTCCCAAGCCAACGTCCTCGGATTCAACTCCGACCGTCCTGGTCACCGAAAAACTCGGAGAAGCCGGTCTTGAAGTCCTACGTGGCTTTGGCAACTTGGAGTGCGCGTACAACCTCTCCCCTGAGGAGCTCTGCGCCAAGATCTCGACATGCGACGCTTTGATTGTTCGGAGCGGCACGAAGGTGACCAGGCAGGTGTTTGAGGCCGCCAAAGGGAGGTTGAAGGTGGTGGGAAGAGCTGGTGTGGGAATAGACAATGTGGATCTGCAGGCGGCCACGGAGTTTGGATGTCTGGTCGTTAATGCGCCCACGGCAAACACCGTGGCTGCAGCAGAGCACGGGATAGCTCTGCTCACTGCCATGTCACGAAATGTTGCACAAGCTGATGCTTCCATCAAAGCTGGTAATTAACacatttaatttttgttgttatattacttttttgttgttgtcaatTATCTGCAAATTACATGTATTAGGCAAGGACAGATTTTGGTAGGCCAACTATTTGGGTTCATTATTGGATTTGCGAAGTGAAAAGAAtccaaaaggagaaaaagagcgtCTAAAAATCACTTATCTGTGAATTTTTAGCAAGAaggaaaattctaaatttgtaGATTTGACTTTCAATTAACATAGATCAACAGTTTTTGTGGTTTGAAGAACCCCGACTTGCTTAGGGATATTTTGTTAGAAGATATTCATAATTTGTCTATGTATTGTCATTTGAGGATAGGTCGTTCGGGACACTCTTTGCCCTTTGATCGGGTTGAAAGCCCCAACAAGGTTTTATCGAGGCACATTGTGCATAGTATCCTCAGTTTGTGCATGTTCTGATTTACTTCAATGAATATCAtacatttcttaaaaaaaaaaaaaactttcgaTTAACATAGTATAAATTTTAGTTGTATGCTTTAGTTGTcgataaataaatatttacCATTGGGATCAAAAGATCTaagcctttttttcttttcaatacaAGTgacttattttcttcttctaacaAACTATATTATTAGCGTTTAGGGGGATGTGAACTTAGCCTTAcaatgtgctagcaataatgtagttcaaatttgcctttgacgagaatcgaacctaatacttttcacttataagtgaataagaatatcattagaccgtaatactaagtggccaAAATAACCAATATTAAGAGATAGAGATTCAAATTTACGGTCTTAGATATAAAGGCGAAAGCTCTTAATACTTGCAATCCCCTTGCAGGATCAAAAATCTAAGCTAAAAGATAGACTTGGTGGGTTTATTTTCTCACTTGAGGAAAATAATTTGCAAAAAGTAAACATTGTTGGGTTAAAGTTCTACTGATTTGATGTCACATAGCATGCCGGGGTCGGGTTTCCGCTTTGGTACTTTATACAACTCTTTGAATTTTAGTGGGTGTGCATTGAATTTATACGTCATCCGTCGCTTTCTGGGTAGAAATATGATTGTCCTACGCAACAAGTGTTCAAACACGACTCCGTATATCTAtatatttgcatatatatatatatatatatatacaatttgAATGGATGATGTTCAACCGACACATTCCAGAGGTGGGTGCACGTGCTTCACATGTGAGCATGGCATGCAGGAACAATTTTATTCCAAAGTAGAACAGGAATCAAATTCCGACAGGTATATTTTATCTGCTGATAGCTAGGATTGAAGGGACCCCTTTTGATTATCAAAGACAAAGATGACTGGTTGAGGTTCTGAGGAAATCTAGCACTGTTAATGTACCCTGACAGAATTTGATCGGGTTTCTAATCGAGAAATGATTTCCGCACTCTCGTTTTAATTTCCATGCAGTCTTTAGTTTCTTCTGACTTTGGACTGAATAAATCAAAGGAGAATTACAGGTTGGAAACAGGAGGAGAAATGTAGAAGTAAAAATGTTTGAGTACGATTGTTTCCGGACTAAACATACAGAATGATGAAAAAGCCTTAATTCCACTAAGATGTTGGTTCTGCTAGGTGAATGAGAGGGTTGCAATTACCATAATTTGTCAGATCATTAAATTTCGCTAATTTTGCTCGTTAAATCGATCGCAGAGAATTTTAGTTGACACATATTGTTTTAGTTTTGAGCCTTTCAAGAACATGTTGACACACTTCCTTTGCGCAAGTGTCAGGATGGACTGCATATTTCCCTTGAAGTTCTACTGCTATATCCTGCAGATATTGCTAAATTTGGTGCCGGATTTTTGCAGGCAAATGGCAACGAAACAAGTACGTTGGCGTCTCTTTGGTTGGGAAGACATTGGCAGTAATGGGATTTGGAAAAGTTGGATCCGAAGTTGCTAGACGTGCGAAAGGCTTGGGAATGCACGTTATTTCGCATGATCCTTATGCCCCGGTTGACAGAGCACGCGCTGTTGGTGTGGAATTGGTCTCTTTTGAGCAGGCAATTGGCACTGCAGATTTCATCTCACTGCATATGCCTCTGACTCCTACAAcatcaaaggtgttgaatgaCAAAACATTCGCGCAGATGAAGAAGGGAGTCCGAATCATTAATGTTGCCCGGGGTGGAGTCATTGATGAGGATGCACTAGTGAGAGCTCTTGATAGTGGAATTGTTGCTCAGGTATGATCCTCTAATTTATGTCAAAGCTCACCATGTTGAACATAGAACTGTATAAGCATGTTTTCGAGGCACAAAGCGATTTCCGCACCCCACTTTTCTCCTTCCGCATTATTCTATTGAGGGAGAAACATCATTAGTATTGTTTTCATGTATGCTAAAATGCGGTTATGTTTGTTACATTGTTTCGGAACAGGCTGCACTTGATGTGTTCGCAGAGGAGCCTCCATCCAAAGATAGCAAGCTAGTGCAACACGAGAATGTCACAGTCACACCTCATCTAGGAGCCAGCACAAAGGAAGCGCAGGCACGTTTAATTTCTCCGATACCGATCAAAACTTTATCGAAGGATATATCTTTACATCCTTTAACTCATCGAATTCTGCACGAAATGTTATTTTTCCAGGAAGGTGTTGCCATTGAAATAGCCGAGGCTGTAGTTGGAGCATTGAAAGGTGAACTTTCTGCAACCGCTGTCAACGCTCCAATGGTCCCTCCTGAGGTATGTTTGTTTATTGATAGAAGAGGAATAGCAAGACTCGCATAAGATTAGTTAAGCTCACAAATTTTTCATGTTCTCAGGTTCTGGCTGAGTTGTCTCCTTATGTAGTGCTAGCCGAGAAGCTGGGGAAGTTGGCTGTACAATTAGTAGCAGGAGGGAGTGGGATCACATCTGTGAGGGTGGTTTACAAAACAGCTCGCGACCCCGATGACTTGGATACCAGGCTTCTCAGGGCCATGATCACTAAAGGCATCATCGAACCAATATCTGCCTCGTTTATCAATCTAGTCAACGCAGATTTCGTTGCAAAGGATAAAGGTCTACGCATAACCGAGGAAAGGGTAGCTATAGACTCATCCCCTGAGTTCCCCGTTGCTTCAATCCAGGTACACATTACCAATGTGGAGTCCAAATTCGCAAGTTGTGTTTCCAAAAATGGAAACATAAGCATTGAGGGGAAAGTAAAATATGGAAAGCCCCATCTGACATTGTTGGGATCGTTTGGCGTGGACGTGAGCCTCGAGGGCAATCTCATTCTGTGCCGGCAGGTGGATCAGCCAGGCATGATTGGGCAGGTGGGGAAAATACTTGGGACTGAGAATGTGAATGTGAACTTTATGAGTGTGGGAAGAACTATTCAGAAGAAGGCCATAATGGCGATTGGAGTGGATGAGGAACCGAAGGAGGAGTTGCTAAATAAAATCGGAAAGGTGCCTGATATCGAAGAGTTCGTGTTCCTTAAGCTATAGTGAAAAACTAACGAGAAGGCTTCTGGTGCAGAAAATTACAATCACAGTTGGTTTAAGTTGTGTTCTTCAGCAGtaaacaaagaggccggccagcTCTGCGTGTCCCTGGCTGCGCCGTGAATTTAGTTTACATGGTAATGTATTCCGCGCCAACGTGTATGATATGCCAGAAGCCGGGGTATTCAGAATTGTTGTTTTAGTTAGTTTTGGCAATTCTTTACCCGCATTCTGTCGCTGTTGTTGTTGTtcgattgttgttgttgttcgaTTATTGTCAGTGCTGGTGTAGTAGCAGAAGTAGTTCTTCTGCTAGTATGTGAACTTATTTgtacgtgttgtaaaatcggcGGTATGTGTGTagtggaataaataaaataagacaTAATATTTACGAGGTTcttctacagtcagtgtgactagAATACGTCATTGGGGCAGTAGTGGTACTTTCATTTATAATCTgtaataataggagtacaaataCTGAGGCTCCACATAATCTGTCTCCAGTGCCTCCTATGACATCCCatatcacccaggggagtgaatcatgtaagccttatatgtatattgtcatctctacctagcacgaggtcttttgggagctcactggtttcgggttctatcgaaactctgaagttaagcgagatcgcagcaagagcaatcccatgatgggtgatccattgggaagttctcgtgtgagttcccagaaacaaaactgtgagggcataATCGGGCTCAAAGCGGATAaatcgtgctacggtagagtcgagcccggaatgtggtgggagcccgggccaggatgtgacaccTCCTCCTTCTGAGGTTCTGCCAAGTAATGTATAAAAATTTCCTCCATTATGCCTGAAAACTTTTATTCTAGATTGTTAGATATAGAAACCCATGAAAATTTATGGTTCCataatcaataaataaataaggaaaCGATGAAATATTCTAGTTCCAAGAATATAAATCGATGAACCTTTTATTCCTCCATTATGCCTGAAAACTTTTATTCCAGCTTGTTAGATATAGAAACCTATGAAAATTTATGGTTCCataatcaataaataaataaggaaaCGATGAAATATTCTAGTTCCAAGAATATAAATCAATGAACCTTTTAACAAATGAGAATAGTGTTGTGCTAAATataataaagcatatacttctggatcaaatatcaattcatctttatcctcacgaagataaatgattcTTCTTAGTGTCTAAATATTGATTAatcatttgagtattcaactcataattttcaatccatatggttctttaatatcataaacatcatggatTAGATTTGGTAATctattaataaatttttatttccaaaatggttgattactatcttctcTAAGCATGACTCTAGACATGAAAACATCTTTATACCATCTAAAATCACTTAGAGTTGGGCATCTTAAATTACTAAGTTGATCATGGATTCTGGAAGTGACATTACTAGGTGTCCCTATGAAATGTTCTATAATGGTGAAAAATAATGTGTTAATTGCATCTGGGACTCCTTGTCCTATATGCTCATCAAAAATGGGAATTCCTTCCTCATCCTTTTTAActgcatttttttatttcatttcttgATTGTTCGGTGAGATATTTTTCCTACTAGGAATGAAGCATTCCTATAAATCTAGTGACCAGAAGATCGACAACTTGGGATTGACTAAGATTATGATTTGTAATATAACTATTAGCAACCATGAAGATATGTTGTAACTTGTTTAAAGTTCTTGTTCTAATAATCCTTTTATATTCCATTCATAGAGTTTGTCAGATAAAACTAAGAATTGGTTTTgaatgtttctttcttcaaattgaatGTCTGGAGGTGTAGGTCTTGGATAACAATTCTTGGTAAGTGTGGTTGGATTGACTCTTCTATTTGTGATACGTTTGAGTTCAAGATTTTGAAAGGCTTGTTCTACTTTCCTAATGAAATCTGTTTCAGTTTCATtttctatatacatatatagaaactttatagtttccacaaatgcttttgaattgatttatgcatatcATGCCATGATTAAATAACGTTATAAGAAATGTTGTACTGTTGTGAAATGCTAAAATAATCCTATGGGATGCGCAAGTAAGTTTATTATGTTGATTAGAATTATTGAATCATTATGGCATGCTTATATTTATATAGTCtctcatcattgctgcaccccggtgttagtgctcgccCAGAATCAGGGCCAGTTTTTCACTTGTATGTTCACctccgcatcgcacgctcgccttggatccaagtaggtgccagtcttgtcgtatagGTTGGATTAGGTAACTCCGACTCGTAGGTAATCGCGAATAGCTCCAGTTTTCACGTGATTATAtcactagagcgtatattatgattacacctaGTTCTGTCGTATATGTTGCATTATGCAACTCCAActcgtgtgctagcatagattgatgagcatcaATTTAGTCGTACAAGTCGCATTATGCaactccgacttgtgtgctagtATAGATTGATTAAACACCTgattttacttatattactgttgagatattGTGATGTGGCATACTTCTAGATTTACTGTtgatttgcatttgatttcatacctatatgtagtatgatttctagaaactatacatgttttacggcgaggagttagtatgttcataaaataaatggattttataaacttttgtttttgcccactcacccttctgtttttcGAACATCCAGGTCTTAGATAGTTGAATTACTCTGTGGTGTACGAGGATTAGCCGGCGATTCTAACGTATCCCTGTTTAAGTGTAGGAACTTATCATATCGTGTATTAAGTACTTACTAGTTTCGACTGCACACTCTTTTGTCATCTATGCTCTGAATATTTGTATTCTATGGGTTTTATCCACTATTGCGCACTCACTTTATTAGTTTAAATAAGTTCtagttttggttttaatttattcacatttttttacAATACTTCCACTTTTGGTTATGTCACATTTGGGTGATGGCCAACATGCCTCGACTccagtcggggtgtgtcaatgcAAACTGCATGGTAAACATATCCTcagtcaagggttccaaatattgaatgataaatGGTGAATCCAATCCAACAAAAATTCCCAGTTTGCGTTGAGACCTCATTTTagtacgttgtggcagtgcaataggcacatagataacacaacaAAAAATTCGTAAATGTGTAATGTTTGGTTGTGCCCAAACAtgagttgtactgagaagtattAATGGTTGGCAACAAGTCTTAACCGAActaataatgcatcatgtaaaaTGACATGTCCCTATGTAGAAACTGataatttcgttttcatgagcaaagcgcaggtaatcaatttcatccgctTAATAAATACCTCTGCTAAATCATTTTGAGTATGGAAATAAGGAacatggtgttcaacatcaatgcccagtgacatgcaataatcataAAAAATTTGAGATGGAAACTCTGCAGCAAATATACATGGATTATATCATTATTTACATGAATCAAGGAACTTATGGTCCTTATTTAATTGTTTGTGGACTGAGAGTCTTATGacctttattacaattaagttgtgGCACTGCGACACTTCAACTTATTGTACTCATCAAGGAACTTCATGTCTGATCTTGAGGATAAGGGACTTCATCTTCATGCCCAGTCTTTTTATATGATGATGATCAAAGAAATTCAGGTCCGATCTTTTTAcatgatggaacttcgggtccaatcattttatatgatgagaaTCAAGAAACTGCAGGCTCTAATTTGATCAAGGAACTTCGGGTCATGTATATACTTATCATAACAaaaaagtacaataaataaattaaagtaatATGCGGTAATTCCAACAATGGTgaataaattgtttttaaataaataaagcttgtgacaaagACTTTAATTCAGCACAAttcacataaacaaataaaaaattaaagcaaaGGGTGATAATTCCCcccactgtaaataaattgtttttaggataaaagattgtttactaccctcatgtttcgtggttttcaacatttagtacatcaagtttttttcgtcttagagtcatacctaacgtgttaattttgggacaatctcatacatcctTTAGTCAAACTATTAATTCTCCAGttaattgatgatgtggcacccatgtagacaatgactgggcaccacgtgtcattaaagcgtccacgtggaaattaaaatttcaaaataaaaaataaaaaataaaaaatttgggtttcttcttccttcccgaCATTCCCTTCCTCCCTTATCCCTCCATTCTCTCCTAAAAACAAGTCTCATATCCCACAATGAGTCCGAAGCTGAGAACCCAAATATGCACCAACCCACCAAACTCTTAGCTCTGATTCAACTCCTCAAGGTGTGGATATATGCACCAACCTACCAAACCCCTACAGAACCCAGATCCCGCAACCGCCGGACTCGTTTGATTCAACTCTCAGCTTCGATCCACCATCGTTGACTGATCTCCTCACCATCGTATCCAGGACCAGCTTTCGAAGCCATTAACCATGGGTGTGCATGTTGGAGCATTTAACCACAAGGTTAGGAAAAAAGCTAGTCGTCAATGACGGAGATGGTGGCTGCGAAGTAGGCAAGCCGAGTGAAGGGAAGGGACTCGGCGGCAAGGGTTTGGAAGGAACTCGGGATTTGGTGGGTTCGTGCAGAGGAGAGAATGGAGGGAGAAGAAGGGAAGGAGCGAGGGACGGACGGATGATTTAGAGGGTTTGGTGGGTTCCTCCCtgattcttgtttttcttttttttgttttgtttttcattctcttcttcGCACAGCCAGAGATTAATAAAAGCTGAAGTGAGAAGATTCCAAGCTGTTGCTTCTAACCTTTGCGAATTTAGGTACTCCTCCTTGATTATTCGGGCGATTTGGAGAGTGGGTTCAACAATTTGGGGTTACATTTTTCAAATTCTAAAGGTACAAATCTACtaggttttgatccaaaagGGTTTTGGTTGGAATCGGTTCAAGAATTTGGTATTTTCAAGTATGGATCTTCTCTTTGTGAACCCAGGTGGAGGAGACCCAAATCCTCCTAATTTTCCAGAAAACTATAaagttagaagaaaaaaaaattcaaataaactaATATTGGGTTTCTTTTGTGAACCCAAAAAAATTGGGGTCTCTTTCGAGATGAAAGAAAACGGAAAtggaaaaggaaaatcaaaatgaaaaaggaagaagaagggaagaaAAGAGACAGGAGAGCAGAGAAAAGGCCAAGAACTACAACAGCGCCGTTGTGGCGGTGGGTCCAGGATTTGGACGCAGAGGATAAGATGTCGTCGATGGCGAAGATGGTGGCTGCAAAGTAGGCACGCCGAGTGAGGGGAGGGAACTCCGCGGCGAGGGTTTGAAAGGAACTTGGGATTTGGTGGGTCGTGCAAAGAAGAGAATGGAGGGATAAGGGAGGAAGGGAATGttggggaggaagaagaagaccaaattttatattttttgaatttttaattgggaactttaacgaaaagcacccggtactgttcactttaacgaaaaaccatatttttacactaaaaagtcaattctggtactattcactttaccctttattttgtccttatcattaaaactcaaagttttcaagcccttttcattagttttccttttttaatttcCATGTGGACGctttaatgacatgtggcgcctaatcattgtccacataggcaccacgtcatcaattaacgggagaattaacagtttgactaacggatgtatgagattgttccaaaattaacactttaggtatgctctgagacgaaaaaaacttgatgtactaaatgttgaaaaccacgaaacatgagggtagtaaacagtcttttacccttgttTTTAAGTAAATGGAACTTGTGAAAGGGCTTTAAATCAACATCATTCGCATAAATAAAGCAAAAAACAGAAAAGGGTGATGATTAAGtctccatcttttttttttcttttttctttttctttgtatgccacttccttttgttttcatcccttttactttattttatttttataactcTTAAGTCTTTTTAGTTACCCAAGAAGTTATAGTAACAATAAGTCTCAATTTGTGTTCCTCATCCAGTGAGTTTCGAAAGAGTTGAAacggttcccataagttttggagtcaagagtAATGCCTGCAACTTATAAGAATATCAAACTGTTCGATTTAgctcaaattttagtatgatatagATAAGAGGATACCGAACAACTTAcgtgaagaaacaatttcgatCTAAGCTACTAAAAAAAGAGTTTCAGTACTCATAAGATGTCTATCCAGTTGTCCACGGAATTGGAAAATGGGTTGGTATTTCAGACATCTGCGACGATCACACCGTTAtaattttctgaaattttgatatgttatagGAACTGGGTggacgaacaactttcaagaagaaagtatttcaatccgatgttaacaagttgagttCAGAGCAAATGGTGATATACAGTCATACAACAAGAAATATAgttgcttcaagaaaatcaatagtacagagatttgaagatgaaatgaaaagattttcttatctgtgagattccagCTTACAGAGGTAAGAGGTAGGTAGTGCTTCACCGGATTtgtggcgttgtgctttccactgacacGAGAGCTTCTCgggctgataacgtgttgtaaaattaGCGATATATGTGCAGTGGAATAACTGAAATAAGACAcaatatttacgaggttcctctacagtcagtgtggcTGGAGTACGTTTTtagggcagcagtggtgctttcttataatttgaaataataggagtacaaagataactctctctattctcccatttcttcctcctctcttTCCATTCCTCCATAatttcctctctttctttcctcttccttctaTATGTTGGTTTACTTTCTTCATTTGCTCCTTTGTTTTATAGGCAAAGCTTGAATGTTATACAAAGTTTAATGGGATGAGTTCTAAAGTGGTAGTGAGATGAGTTGTAAAGTGGTAGTGGGATGAGTGGCCATCCACATTGAATGACTTTTACAACAGTATGGTAATTccattgaaaattttcaattttcttttggtaAATGCAGACAGTAATGCAAGAGGTTTAATAATTAGCACAAGTTTCAATAATTAGCATATAATTATGATTAATTAAGTTCACCAGTAAATTTGTTTTAAGCTTGGTATTTATTGGGTAATGTCTTGGGGGGCAAGCAAGCTATATGCTGAATTAAGTTGGGCTTCCAAGCTCTGGTAGAGGCAAAATCTTGAGGAATTGGTGCTACTACAATATAATTACCTTGCCAAATTGTGAATAACAAGATCAATTGTGTGCAACATGACGACCAGTCCTAAGATACGGTTATTAACACAGTGATTGGTCTTGCATTGAAGATTTACCTTCAAAATATTTTACCATGAGCAACTTGATAAACTTTTAGTGGTTGTAAGCTTGATCAAACAATAAGAGtattcttttgttttagttcTGACTTTTATTTCTCGTTTACTAATCTGTAATTAGAATAGAAAGATTTAGATTGAATTATATTATTGATTAATCCCTAATCTCATAACATTTAATCCTTCAACTCCAAAATGACATTTTTTGGTACTTAACACAAGATCCATATATAAGTAATTAGAGGATCCAACCTTATAATGCGAAGATTAatcttttttttgggtcaaataatGCAAAGATCTATTTATCGTAATTGAATTGTAATTCTCTTTTCGAGATGATGAGAAGTTTTTTTAGTGTGATACATATCGTACTATATCTAAAATTTATGAGGAATTAATTaagttgtttatttattttagccACGTGTCAACACACGATTCAACGATTAGGTAAGTGAAGCTGAGGCTCCGCATCCTAAACAGTTTCAGTTTCCCGCAAATCCCAAATCGGCAAATTCCCAATCGCTCGCGGCAACATCCCATCCAAACTCTCGTCTTTTACCTCCGAAAAATCTCAActttctccctccctccccctcccccccccctctctctctctctctctctctcgggtTTTTGGGTACAATTCGACATGGCCGGCGCTGGGATCCATCCATACCACCAGCAATGGCCTCCCGCAGCCGCCGCTCCTCATCCGCCGCCCCCGGCTGTCGGCTCCATCGCTCCTCCTCCTCACCACCTCGTCGACAACCCAAACCGAGCCGTTACCGAAGAGGTCCGCACCATATTCATCACTGGTCTTCCAGAGGAtgtgaaggagagagagatacaGAACCTCCTGAGATGGCTGCCGGGATACGAGGCCTCGCAGGTCAACAACAAAGGCGAGAAACCTATGAGTTTCGCTCTCTTTTCCACTGCTCAGCAAGCCATTGCTGCCAAAGACGCCCTTCAGGTTAGCTTTGAATCATTTCTTAcggtttaattttgatttttaatttttatgtggaaattttgagtttttgttgaAATTTGGGGTTTAGGGTATGATTTTCGATTCGGAATCGAAGGCGGTGCTGCACACGGAGATGGCGAAGAAGAATCTTTTTGTTAAAAGAGGTGA belongs to Malus sylvestris chromosome 17, drMalSylv7.2, whole genome shotgun sequence and includes:
- the LOC126610994 gene encoding D-3-phosphoglycerate dehydrogenase 2, chloroplastic-like, giving the protein MASSCIKVISSSAFTASPPPSQTKPQPSIPYLLSFLHATSRPISLKLSRSRSHNSHSHSFLITNVLKKAESSSDTYLSKSSQLPKPTSSDSTPTVLVTEKLGEAGLEVLRGFGNLECAYNLSPEELCAKISTCDALIVRSGTKVTRQVFEAAKGRLKVVGRAGVGIDNVDLQAATEFGCLVVNAPTANTVAAAEHGIALLTAMSRNVAQADASIKAGKWQRNKYVGVSLVGKTLAVMGFGKVGSEVARRAKGLGMHVISHDPYAPVDRARAVGVELVSFEQAIGTADFISLHMPLTPTTSKVLNDKTFAQMKKGVRIINVARGGVIDEDALVRALDSGIVAQAALDVFAEEPPSKDSKLVQHENVTVTPHLGASTKEAQARVAIEIAEAVVGALKGELSATAVNAPMVPPEVLAELSPYVVLAEKLGKLAVQLVAGGSGITSVRVVYKTARDPDDLDTRLLRAMITKGIIEPISASFINLVNADFVAKDKGLRITEERVAIDSSPEFPVASIQVHITNVESKFASCVSKNGNISIEGKVKYGKPHLTLLGSFGVDVSLEGNLILCRQVDQPGMIGQVGKILGTENVNVNFMSVGRTIQKKAIMAIGVDEEPKEELLNKIGKVPDIEEFVFLKL